AACCGGAGATGATACTTGCGCTCACGCCCTTCCATGCGCTCTGCGGTATTCGTGAATACCCGGAGATTGTGGAGATTTTTACTTACTTTGGCCTGAACAATCTTTTTGAAAGCTTCACAGACTTTGCCCAAGGACCAGATTCCGAAGGTTTTACTTTTCTGTACAGGGAAATCCTTCAACGCAAGCCTTTACCGGGATTGGCTGATCACCTGTGCAATCTGCCAAAGAAAGACAAATGGCAGGATGAACTAATCTGGAGTAAAAAGCTTCTACAGCTATATCCTCAGGATCCGTCGGTACTCTCCCCCATGTTTCTGAACCTGATCTGCCTGCAACCATTTGAAGCAATCTTCTTGGAGGCAGGCATCATTCACGCTTACCTGGAAGGAGCCGGGATCGAGATAATGGCATCCGGAGACAATGTACTAAGAGCAGGATTGAGTCCCAAACACATCGATGTAGAAGAGCTACTTGGAGTAATGCGGAACGAGCCATACAAAGCGCAGATAATAAGCTCTGGAGATTCATACGGAGATATTGTGCATTATCAAGTTCCTGTGGACGACTTTCTGCTTTCCCGCATCCGTCTGAATGGCGAGTTTTCCCTTCCACGGCAGAAAGGTGCGCGCATTGTTCTTGCCTTGGAAGGTGAATGCCAAATGATCTGCGAAGAAGAAATCCTGCATCTCAAGCAAGGTGATGCCGCGATAATCCCAGCAGCTCAACAGGATGTGGAT
This window of the Candidatus Cloacimonadota bacterium genome carries:
- the manA gene encoding mannose-6-phosphate isomerase, class I, giving the protein MNYILPALQRYDWGSHTFIQNFLKIHETGALAEAWYSAHPKAPSLVDNRYLNHAISENPVYWLGKEKTELPFLLKILAAREALSIQVHPSKHQAEIGFERENALKIPLDAPNRNYRDRNHKPEMILALTPFHALCGIREYPEIVEIFTYFGLNNLFESFTDFAQGPDSEGFTFLYREILQRKPLPGLADHLCNLPKKDKWQDELIWSKKLLQLYPQDPSVLSPMFLNLICLQPFEAIFLEAGIIHAYLEGAGIEIMASGDNVLRAGLSPKHIDVEELLGVMRNEPYKAQIISSGDSYGDIVHYQVPVDDFLLSRIRLNGEFSLPRQKGARIVLALEGECQMICEEEILHLKQGDAAIIPAAQQDVDLKGKADLVMACSALA